One Obesumbacterium proteus DNA window includes the following coding sequences:
- a CDS encoding toll/interleukin-1 receptor domain-containing protein: MLYALDFDINNNSFLITDSKYNQELDPKLKLENPVLKITNATTKKNGGELIGEVDYDDFIENWFPKTNAHVFISHSHQDKQKAVALANFLYKKFGIKSFIDSEVWGYLDDAMLELNKKFNPIEGKENTYQYEECNKLAGSLNLILSSALIKMIDSADSLFFINTANSVNDVKDGFKTSSPWIFTEILLSSMLEKKPHARRPKLMLESASSDIVFDSIVGTEVRKSVRFSFPLGMDHMHKVTSEMLEKIRDRAKSIPCQIKLENGHCDITPKFTNSDIFRNLDAIYNVAVRKS, encoded by the coding sequence ATGCTTTATGCGCTCGACTTTGATATTAATAACAATTCATTTTTGATTACAGATTCCAAGTATAATCAAGAATTGGATCCTAAGTTGAAATTGGAAAATCCTGTATTGAAAATTACCAATGCCACAACTAAAAAAAATGGTGGCGAATTGATTGGTGAGGTGGACTATGATGATTTTATTGAAAATTGGTTTCCTAAAACTAATGCTCATGTTTTTATATCACATAGTCATCAAGATAAACAAAAAGCAGTTGCTTTGGCAAACTTCTTATATAAGAAGTTTGGCATAAAATCCTTTATAGACTCAGAGGTTTGGGGGTATTTAGATGATGCCATGTTGGAGCTGAATAAGAAGTTTAACCCTATTGAAGGTAAAGAAAATACCTATCAATATGAGGAATGTAACAAGCTGGCTGGTAGCCTTAATTTGATATTATCATCTGCGTTAATAAAAATGATTGATTCTGCAGACTCTCTTTTCTTTATTAATACTGCAAATTCGGTTAATGATGTGAAAGATGGGTTTAAAACAAGCTCGCCATGGATATTTACTGAAATATTACTGAGTTCTATGCTAGAGAAAAAACCTCACGCCAGACGTCCAAAATTGATGTTGGAATCAGCGTCATCCGATATAGTGTTTGATAGTATAGTCGGTACTGAGGTTAGAAAAAGTGTACGTTTTTCATTTCCGCTTGGTATGGATCATATGCATAAAGTAACATCAGAAATGTTGGAAAAAATACGAGATAGAGCGAAATCTATTCCATGTCAAATTAAACTTGAAAATGGACACTGCGATATCACTCCAAAATTTACTAATAGTGATATATTCAGAAATCTAGATGCTATTTATAACGTAGCTGTTCGCAAGAGCTAA
- the gstA gene encoding glutathione transferase GstA gives MKLFYKAGACSLSPHIVLREAGLDFTIERVDLATKKTEHGEDFLKINPKGQVPALQLDDGSLLTEGVAIVQYLADKVPDRNLIAPAGSLARYHAIEWLNYIATELHKGFSPLFNPKTPEEYKAIARQKLEQQFAYLNGVLSNQSYLLGARFSVADAYLFTVLGWAKALHFDLPAYPNIVSYVARVAARPAVDAALTAEGLK, from the coding sequence ATGAAACTGTTTTACAAAGCCGGAGCTTGTTCTCTCTCTCCGCACATTGTTCTGCGTGAGGCTGGGCTAGACTTTACGATTGAGCGCGTCGATCTTGCCACTAAAAAGACCGAGCACGGTGAAGACTTCCTGAAGATTAACCCAAAAGGCCAAGTACCTGCCCTGCAGTTAGATGACGGAAGCCTGTTAACCGAAGGCGTTGCCATTGTGCAATATCTGGCTGACAAGGTGCCAGACCGTAACCTGATCGCACCGGCTGGCTCACTGGCTCGCTATCATGCAATTGAGTGGCTGAACTATATTGCGACCGAGTTACACAAAGGCTTTAGCCCGCTGTTTAACCCGAAAACTCCTGAAGAATATAAAGCCATCGCACGTCAGAAACTGGAACAGCAGTTCGCCTACCTCAATGGTGTACTGAGCAATCAAAGCTATCTGCTGGGCGCGCGCTTTAGCGTCGCCGATGCCTATCTGTTCACCGTGTTAGGCTGGGCTAAAGCTTTGCATTTCGATCTGCCAGCCTATCCAAACATTGTCAGCTATGTTGCACGCGTGGCTGCTCGCCCTGCCGTTGACGCTGCGCTGACGGCTGAAGGTTTGAAGTAA
- the dtpA gene encoding dipeptide/tripeptide permease DtpA, whose product MSTANNNSNKADESVSLNAFKQPRAFYLIFSIELWERFGYYGLQGIMAVYLVKMLGMTEADSITLFSSFSALVYGFVAIGGWLGDKVLGAKRVIVLGALVLAVGYALVAFSGHDITWVYAGMATIAVGNGLFKANPSSLLSTCYEKNDPRLDGAFTMYYMSINIGSFFSMLATPWLAAKYGWNVAFSLSVVGMLITLVNFMMCRRWVKNQGSKPDFEPLKFNKLLMTLVGIVALICVSYWLLHNQTVARWALAVISLGIVLVFAKETFSLHGSARRKMIVAFLLMLEAVVFFVLYSQMPTSLNFFAIHNVEHSILGIAFEPEQYQALNPFWIMVASPILAAVYNKMGDRLPMPHKFAIGMVLCSGAFLVLPWGATFANEQGIMSVNWLILSYALQSIGELMISGLGLAMVAQLVPQRLMGFIMGSWFLTTAAAALIAGKVAALTAVPSDVPDAHASLAIYSHVFMQIGIVTAVIAVLMMLTAPKLNRMTQSSDEEAAREAATA is encoded by the coding sequence GTGTCAACCGCAAACAACAACAGTAATAAGGCCGATGAGAGCGTTAGCCTAAACGCCTTTAAACAGCCTAGAGCTTTCTACCTGATTTTCTCCATCGAACTATGGGAACGTTTTGGTTACTACGGCCTTCAGGGCATCATGGCCGTTTATCTGGTCAAAATGCTTGGAATGACCGAGGCTGACTCGATCACCCTGTTCTCTTCCTTCAGCGCACTGGTCTATGGCTTCGTTGCTATCGGTGGCTGGTTAGGCGATAAAGTTCTTGGTGCCAAACGCGTTATCGTGCTCGGTGCATTAGTCCTCGCCGTAGGTTATGCCTTGGTTGCCTTCTCAGGCCACGACATCACGTGGGTCTACGCAGGTATGGCAACTATCGCCGTAGGTAACGGCTTGTTCAAAGCCAACCCATCTTCTCTGCTGTCAACTTGCTATGAGAAAAACGATCCGCGTTTGGACGGTGCATTTACTATGTACTATATGTCCATCAACATCGGTTCCTTCTTCTCTATGCTGGCAACCCCTTGGTTGGCCGCAAAGTATGGCTGGAACGTCGCATTCTCACTGAGCGTTGTGGGTATGCTGATCACGCTGGTTAACTTCATGATGTGCCGTCGTTGGGTTAAGAACCAAGGTTCTAAACCTGACTTTGAGCCTCTGAAATTTAATAAGCTGCTGATGACCTTAGTGGGTATCGTGGCGCTGATTTGTGTTTCTTACTGGCTTCTGCACAACCAAACCGTTGCTCGTTGGGCGCTGGCAGTGATTTCTCTGGGTATCGTTCTGGTATTCGCTAAAGAGACTTTCTCCCTGCACGGCTCTGCTCGTCGCAAGATGATCGTTGCTTTCCTGCTGATGCTGGAAGCCGTTGTCTTCTTCGTTCTGTACAGCCAGATGCCAACGTCTCTGAACTTCTTCGCAATTCACAACGTTGAGCACTCTATTCTGGGTATCGCGTTTGAGCCAGAGCAGTATCAGGCACTGAACCCATTCTGGATCATGGTCGCAAGCCCAATTCTGGCTGCGGTGTATAACAAGATGGGTGACCGTCTGCCAATGCCGCACAAGTTCGCTATCGGTATGGTTCTGTGTTCTGGCGCATTCTTAGTGCTGCCATGGGGCGCAACCTTCGCTAACGAGCAAGGTATCATGTCTGTAAACTGGCTGATCCTGAGCTACGCGCTGCAAAGTATCGGTGAGCTGATGATTTCTGGCCTGGGTCTGGCAATGGTTGCACAGTTGGTTCCACAGCGTCTGATGGGCTTCATCATGGGCTCTTGGTTCCTGACTACCGCTGCCGCTGCGCTGATTGCAGGTAAAGTTGCTGCGCTGACCGCTGTTCCTTCTGACGTACCAGACGCTCATGCGTCACTAGCTATCTACAGCCACGTGTTTATGCAGATTGGTATCGTTACGGCTGTTATCGCCGTACTGATGATGCTGACCGCGCCTAAACTGAATCGTATGACTCAGAGCAGCGATGAAGAAGCCGCTCGCGAAGCTGCGACCGCTTAA
- the nth gene encoding endonuclease III: MNQEKRTLILKRLQENNPHPTTELAYSSNFELLISVLLSAQATDVSVNKATALLYPVANTPAALLELGVDGIKQYIKTIGLYNSKAENIVKTCRILLDEHNGEVPENRAALEALPGVGRKTANVVLNTAFGWPTIAVDTHIFRVCNRTGFAPGKNVDEVEAKLLKVVPKEFKLDCHHWLILHGRYTCIARKPRCGSCIIEDLCEFKEKVYPES; the protein is encoded by the coding sequence ATGAATCAGGAAAAGCGCACGCTGATCCTCAAGCGGCTACAAGAGAATAATCCTCATCCCACCACTGAACTGGCCTACAGCTCAAATTTCGAGTTGCTGATTTCCGTGCTGCTATCGGCGCAGGCTACCGATGTGAGCGTAAACAAAGCAACGGCGTTGTTATATCCGGTGGCAAATACTCCAGCGGCGCTGCTTGAGCTGGGCGTTGATGGCATCAAGCAGTACATCAAAACTATTGGTTTGTATAATAGCAAAGCAGAAAATATCGTTAAGACCTGCCGGATCCTGCTCGATGAGCATAATGGTGAAGTGCCAGAAAACCGTGCGGCACTTGAAGCTCTGCCCGGTGTTGGTCGCAAAACAGCCAACGTGGTGCTCAATACCGCCTTTGGTTGGCCAACAATTGCCGTAGATACGCATATATTTCGCGTGTGTAACCGTACCGGTTTTGCTCCGGGAAAAAACGTTGATGAAGTCGAAGCCAAGCTGTTAAAAGTCGTCCCGAAAGAGTTTAAGCTTGATTGTCATCACTGGTTAATTTTGCACGGCCGTTACACCTGTATCGCGCGCAAACCGCGCTGTGGCTCATGCATCATCGAAGATCTGTGTGAGTTTAAAGAGAAAGTTTATCCCGAATCCTAG
- a CDS encoding electron transport complex subunit E — protein sequence MSEAKTLLANGLWKNNSALVQLLGLCPLLAVSSTATNALGLGLATTLVLVFTNSAVSALRRWVPHEIRIPIYVMIIASVVSTVQMLINAYAFGLYQSLGIFIPLIVTNCIVIGRAEAYAAKNPVGLSAIDGLAMGLGATCALFVLGSLREICGNGTLFDGADLLLGSWAKSLRIEIFHTDTPFLLAMLPPGAFLGLGFLLALKYVIDQKMKARQAARQTVAPTLDNGSERAL from the coding sequence ATGAGTGAAGCCAAAACGCTGCTGGCAAATGGCCTGTGGAAGAATAACTCTGCGCTGGTTCAGCTGCTCGGTTTGTGCCCTTTGTTGGCGGTGTCATCCACCGCAACCAACGCGCTGGGTCTGGGGTTGGCAACCACATTAGTGCTAGTTTTCACCAACAGCGCCGTTTCTGCCCTGCGCCGCTGGGTTCCGCACGAGATCCGTATTCCAATTTATGTGATGATCATCGCCTCGGTGGTGAGCACTGTGCAAATGCTGATCAACGCCTACGCCTTTGGGCTTTATCAGTCACTGGGGATTTTCATCCCGCTGATCGTGACCAACTGTATCGTGATTGGTCGCGCTGAAGCTTACGCGGCGAAAAATCCGGTAGGGCTTTCGGCGATCGATGGTTTAGCCATGGGGCTGGGCGCAACCTGCGCGCTGTTCGTATTGGGTTCGCTACGTGAAATCTGCGGTAACGGTACGTTGTTTGACGGTGCCGATTTGTTGTTGGGGTCTTGGGCTAAATCGTTACGCATTGAAATCTTCCACACTGATACGCCATTCCTACTGGCGATGCTGCCACCCGGTGCATTCTTGGGCCTAGGATTTTTGTTGGCGCTGAAGTATGTTATTGATCAGAAAATGAAAGCACGTCAGGCAGCGCGTCAAACGGTTGCTCCGACTCTCGATAATGGAAGTGAACGAGCATTATGA
- the rsxG gene encoding electron transport complex subunit RsxG — translation MLSTMRRHGTTLALFAVLATGLTAVVNELTKDTIAHQAELQQKQLFDQVLPTEMYNNELQHECYVVTDKRLGSAAPHHLYLARKDGVPVAAAVESTAPDGYSGAIQLLVAADFSGKVLGVRVLEHHETPGLGDKIDARISDWINSFRNQTVHGDNDPRWFVKKDGGMFDQFTGATITPRAVVNEVRHTAVFLQENRERIESMPRCQITAGESN, via the coding sequence ATGCTTTCTACTATGCGCCGCCATGGCACCACGCTTGCGTTGTTTGCCGTATTAGCCACAGGTCTGACGGCGGTGGTGAATGAATTAACCAAAGACACCATTGCTCATCAGGCCGAACTGCAACAGAAACAATTGTTTGATCAGGTTCTGCCAACCGAAATGTATAACAACGAGCTTCAACATGAATGTTACGTTGTCACGGATAAGCGTCTTGGGTCTGCTGCCCCGCACCATTTATATCTGGCGCGGAAAGATGGCGTACCGGTGGCTGCCGCAGTGGAGTCCACAGCGCCCGATGGCTATTCCGGTGCGATTCAATTGCTGGTTGCCGCTGACTTTTCCGGTAAGGTGTTGGGCGTTCGCGTTTTAGAGCACCATGAAACGCCCGGTCTTGGGGATAAAATTGATGCCCGAATTTCTGACTGGATTAACAGCTTCCGCAATCAAACCGTTCACGGTGATAATGACCCACGCTGGTTTGTGAAAAAAGACGGCGGCATGTTTGATCAGTTTACCGGTGCCACCATTACGCCACGCGCAGTCGTTAATGAAGTACGCCATACGGCCGTTTTCTTACAGGAAAACCGCGAGCGTATTGAATCCATGCCACGTTGCCAAATAACCGCAGGAGAAAGTAACTGA
- the rsxD gene encoding electron transport complex subunit RsxD — MAFRIASSPFTHNQQSTQRIMLWVIFACIPGIAAQAYFFGYGNLIQCALAIVTALLTEALVLRLRHRNVAKTLGDNSALLTALLLGISLPPLAPWWMVVLGTVFAIVIAKQLYGGLGQNPFNPAMIGYVVLLISFPVQMTTWLPPESLMSAPLNVNDTLLLIFSGHTADGTVIHQLIQTADGISQATPLDSFKTSLRSGHDVAEILRQPIYQGEFAGLGWQWVNAGFLLGGIVLLLRGVIHWQIPMSFIVALAACSALGGYFSPESAVPPMLELFSGATMLGAFFIATDPVTASTTPRGRLIFGGLIGALVWIIRTYGGYPDGVAFAVLLANITVPLIDHYTKPRAYGHR; from the coding sequence ATGGCTTTTAGAATCGCCAGCTCACCCTTTACTCATAATCAGCAATCGACCCAGCGCATCATGCTGTGGGTAATTTTTGCCTGTATTCCTGGCATCGCGGCTCAAGCCTATTTCTTTGGCTATGGCAACCTGATCCAGTGTGCGTTGGCCATTGTGACAGCGCTGCTGACCGAGGCGCTGGTTTTACGCCTGCGTCATCGAAACGTAGCCAAAACTTTGGGTGATAACTCCGCCCTGCTGACGGCGTTGCTGTTGGGGATCAGTCTGCCACCGCTCGCACCTTGGTGGATGGTGGTATTAGGCACGGTATTCGCCATCGTGATTGCCAAACAGCTGTACGGTGGTTTGGGGCAAAACCCGTTTAACCCAGCGATGATTGGCTATGTCGTTCTACTGATTTCGTTCCCCGTGCAGATGACCACGTGGCTGCCGCCAGAGAGCCTGATGAGCGCACCGCTGAATGTGAATGATACTCTGCTGCTTATTTTTAGCGGGCATACCGCTGACGGCACGGTTATTCATCAGCTGATTCAAACCGCCGATGGCATCAGCCAAGCCACGCCATTAGACAGCTTTAAAACCAGTCTTCGCTCCGGCCATGACGTGGCAGAAATTCTGCGTCAGCCAATTTATCAGGGTGAATTTGCCGGTTTAGGCTGGCAGTGGGTTAACGCCGGTTTCTTGCTGGGTGGCATCGTGTTACTGCTGCGCGGCGTGATCCACTGGCAGATCCCCATGAGTTTCATTGTGGCCTTAGCGGCATGCTCGGCTCTCGGTGGTTATTTCTCTCCCGAAAGCGCAGTGCCGCCGATGTTAGAACTGTTCTCCGGCGCAACCATGCTGGGCGCATTCTTTATCGCAACCGATCCGGTGACGGCATCTACCACGCCGCGTGGGCGTTTGATTTTCGGTGGTTTGATTGGTGCCTTGGTGTGGATTATCCGCACCTACGGGGGCTATCCAGACGGCGTGGCCTTCGCCGTGCTGCTGGCTAATATCACCGTACCGTTGATCGACCACTACACCAAGCCACGCGCTTACGGACATCGCTAA
- the rsxC gene encoding electron transport complex subunit RsxC produces MFNLFAALKKDKLWDFKGGIHPPEMKHPSSHVPLRHVSLPPMLIIPVQQHIGPEGELLVKVGQHVMKGQPLTRGTGRMLPVHASTSGVISAISPQITAHPSGLRETCVTLIPDNQDRWGELHPVADYRAESPLALTELIHQAGIAGLGGAGFPTGNKLEGGYGKVETLIINAAECEPYITADDRLMREHAAEIITGCEILRHILSPQRTLIGIEDNKPEAIAALKLALQGHDDIKLRVIPTKYPSGGAKQLTKILTGMEVPFGKHSASIGVLMQNVGTVYAIKRAIIDGEPLIERVVTLTGELMKKPGNVWARLGTPVKHLLQAGEFEAQNRSPMVIMGGPLMGFTLAYLNVPIVKISNCILAPSKNEFDEANEEQACIRCSQCADACPAGLLPQQLYWFSRGQEHEKARQHHLFDCIECGACAYVCPSSIPLVQYYRQEKAEIKAADQEAARAAQAKERFEARQARLEREKAARELRHKQAAVKVTESDQSAVQAAVARVKQRQEQQNGISSIHPFNNDQEDNSIRAAREARKALARERKQENVSQPESEADPRKAAVAAALARVKAKKAAQANAAEGAATTDENIVVPTDVAEDPRKAAVAAAIARAKAKKATSLESAASSVVQTETTVDVDPRKAAVAAAIARAKAKKAAQAQETDTVSAPSNEDVDAPQDPRKAAVAAAIARVKAKQAAQKSAAVNEE; encoded by the coding sequence ATGTTTAATTTGTTTGCAGCGCTGAAAAAAGACAAGTTGTGGGACTTCAAAGGCGGCATTCATCCGCCTGAAATGAAGCACCCGTCCAGCCACGTTCCGCTGCGCCACGTTTCGCTGCCGCCAATGTTGATTATTCCCGTTCAGCAACATATCGGGCCGGAAGGTGAACTGTTAGTCAAGGTCGGCCAGCACGTCATGAAAGGTCAGCCGCTCACACGCGGCACGGGCCGCATGCTGCCGGTTCACGCTTCCACTTCAGGTGTGATTAGCGCCATCTCGCCTCAGATCACCGCGCACCCGTCGGGCCTGCGCGAAACCTGTGTTACCCTCATTCCCGATAATCAAGACCGCTGGGGAGAGTTGCATCCGGTGGCGGATTACCGCGCAGAGTCACCGTTAGCCCTCACTGAGCTTATCCATCAGGCAGGTATTGCAGGCTTAGGCGGTGCGGGCTTCCCGACCGGGAACAAATTAGAAGGCGGCTACGGCAAAGTTGAAACGCTGATTATCAACGCCGCCGAGTGCGAGCCTTATATCACCGCCGACGATCGTCTGATGCGTGAACATGCCGCTGAAATCATCACCGGCTGTGAAATTTTGCGCCATATTTTGTCACCCCAGCGAACGCTGATTGGTATTGAAGATAACAAGCCGGAAGCCATTGCGGCGCTGAAGCTCGCATTGCAAGGCCACGACGATATCAAACTGCGGGTGATCCCAACTAAATATCCTTCCGGCGGTGCCAAACAGCTCACCAAAATCCTCACAGGGATGGAAGTGCCTTTTGGCAAACACTCCGCGTCTATCGGCGTTTTGATGCAAAACGTTGGAACGGTGTATGCGATCAAGCGCGCCATTATCGACGGTGAGCCGTTGATTGAACGCGTCGTCACGCTCACCGGTGAATTAATGAAAAAACCGGGCAACGTGTGGGCTCGGCTAGGCACGCCGGTTAAACATCTTTTGCAGGCCGGTGAATTTGAAGCTCAGAACCGCTCGCCAATGGTGATTATGGGTGGGCCACTGATGGGCTTTACCCTCGCCTATCTCAATGTGCCGATTGTTAAAATCAGTAACTGCATTTTAGCACCGTCAAAAAATGAGTTTGATGAAGCCAACGAAGAGCAGGCCTGCATTCGCTGTAGCCAATGCGCCGATGCCTGTCCTGCCGGTCTTTTGCCACAGCAGCTTTATTGGTTTAGCCGTGGTCAAGAGCATGAGAAAGCACGCCAGCATCACCTGTTCGACTGCATAGAATGTGGCGCCTGCGCCTACGTTTGCCCAAGCAGCATTCCGCTGGTGCAGTACTATCGCCAAGAGAAGGCAGAAATTAAAGCCGCCGATCAGGAAGCTGCGCGAGCCGCTCAGGCAAAAGAGCGTTTCGAAGCCCGTCAGGCGCGTTTAGAACGTGAAAAAGCCGCTCGAGAACTGCGCCATAAACAGGCTGCGGTAAAAGTGACTGAAAGCGACCAAAGTGCGGTACAGGCCGCAGTGGCACGTGTTAAACAGCGTCAAGAGCAGCAAAACGGTATCAGCTCAATTCATCCGTTTAACAACGATCAGGAAGATAACAGCATTCGCGCAGCGCGTGAGGCACGCAAAGCCTTAGCTCGCGAGCGTAAGCAGGAAAATGTTTCTCAACCTGAATCCGAAGCCGATCCGCGTAAGGCAGCCGTTGCCGCCGCGCTCGCTCGCGTTAAAGCCAAAAAAGCTGCGCAGGCGAATGCCGCTGAAGGTGCTGCAACGACCGATGAGAATATCGTAGTTCCTACTGACGTTGCTGAAGATCCACGCAAAGCCGCCGTTGCGGCCGCTATCGCACGAGCCAAGGCGAAAAAAGCGACGTCGCTAGAGAGTGCCGCATCTTCCGTGGTTCAAACGGAAACGACCGTCGATGTCGATCCGCGTAAAGCCGCGGTGGCCGCGGCGATTGCGCGTGCTAAAGCTAAAAAAGCTGCTCAAGCGCAAGAAACCGATACGGTATCAGCCCCTTCTAACGAAGACGTTGATGCCCCACAAGACCCACGCAAGGCCGCTGTTGCAGCCGCCATTGCCCGTGTAAAAGCGAAACAGGCCGCGCAGAAATCCGCCGCGGTTAACGAGGAATAA
- the rsxB gene encoding electron transport complex subunit RsxB — translation MSSLWIAICAVGAIALVSGIVLGFAARRFKVDADPIVEQIDAILPQSQCGQCGYPGCRPYAEAVSGGSEKINRCAPGGEQVMLKIAELLAVDPQPLDGEAAQSEPVRQVALIDEENCIGCTKCIQACPVDAIVGATRAMHTVVSDLCTGCNLCVAPCPTDCITLVPVPTTTANWKWDLNTIPVRTISVNEREVEHHV, via the coding sequence ATGTCGTCGTTGTGGATTGCTATTTGTGCCGTCGGCGCTATCGCGCTGGTTTCTGGTATCGTGCTCGGCTTTGCCGCGCGTCGTTTTAAAGTTGATGCTGACCCTATCGTTGAACAGATCGACGCCATTCTACCGCAAAGCCAATGTGGCCAATGCGGCTACCCAGGCTGTCGCCCTTACGCCGAAGCCGTTTCTGGCGGTAGCGAAAAAATTAACCGATGTGCCCCTGGCGGCGAGCAGGTGATGTTGAAGATCGCCGAACTGCTGGCGGTAGACCCTCAGCCTTTAGACGGCGAAGCCGCCCAGTCGGAGCCGGTACGTCAGGTGGCGCTTATTGATGAAGAGAACTGCATTGGCTGTACGAAATGCATTCAAGCCTGCCCCGTTGATGCCATCGTGGGCGCAACGCGCGCTATGCATACGGTGGTTAGCGATCTGTGCACCGGTTGTAATCTGTGCGTCGCACCATGCCCAACCGACTGCATCACGTTAGTGCCTGTGCCGACCACCACGGCAAACTGGAAATGGGATCTAAACACCATTCCAGTCAGAACAATTTCCGTAAATGAACGCGAAGTGGAACACCATGTTTAA
- the rsxA gene encoding electron transport complex subunit RsxA encodes MTDYLLLLVGTVLVNNFVLVKFLGLCPFMGVSKKLETAIGMGLATTFVLTLASVCAWAVNEFILVPLALGYLRTLTFILVIAVVVQFTELVVRKTSPALYRLLGIFLPLITTNCAVLGVALLNVNQSHNFMQSAVYGFSAAAGFSLVMVLFAAIRERLAVADVPAPFRGSSIALITAGLMSLAFMGFTGLVKF; translated from the coding sequence ATGACCGATTATTTGCTGTTACTGGTCGGTACCGTTCTGGTCAATAACTTTGTTTTAGTTAAGTTTCTCGGCTTATGTCCCTTCATGGGCGTATCTAAAAAGCTGGAAACGGCCATTGGTATGGGGCTGGCAACCACCTTTGTACTCACCCTCGCCTCGGTTTGCGCTTGGGCAGTTAACGAATTCATTCTGGTGCCGCTGGCGCTAGGATATTTACGTACCTTAACCTTTATCTTAGTGATCGCCGTTGTGGTGCAGTTCACCGAGTTGGTGGTGCGTAAAACGAGCCCTGCGCTGTATCGACTGCTCGGTATCTTCCTGCCGTTGATTACCACCAACTGCGCCGTACTTGGCGTGGCGCTGCTTAACGTCAATCAGTCGCATAACTTTATGCAGTCCGCTGTTTATGGTTTTAGCGCCGCCGCAGGCTTCTCGCTGGTGATGGTTCTGTTTGCCGCAATTCGTGAACGCTTAGCCGTGGCTGACGTTCCCGCACCGTTCCGCGGTTCTTCTATTGCACTGATTACCGCCGGACTGATGTCCCTTGCGTTTATGGGCTTTACCGGGTTGGTGAAATTCTAA
- a CDS encoding DUF2569 domain-containing protein: MKTKRIGGWLVAPLAYMIVSLLSSSLMLIIFLMTIIQPASRSQLLSHSPTFSSQWMLSFAITVIIWAFTLFNLYLFGKRSRRFPKFFILWLLVMVLLALKSFAFSPVTDAAAVRNMVMPLLAAAIFVPYIKRSSRVRDTFIEP; this comes from the coding sequence ATGAAAACAAAACGGATTGGTGGCTGGCTCGTTGCGCCGCTGGCTTACATGATTGTCTCCTTGCTGTCGTCAAGTCTGATGTTGATTATCTTTTTGATGACGATCATACAGCCCGCTAGTCGCAGTCAGTTGCTTTCGCATAGCCCCACTTTCTCCAGCCAGTGGATGCTATCGTTTGCGATTACCGTGATCATCTGGGCCTTCACGCTGTTTAATCTTTATCTTTTTGGCAAACGCTCTCGCCGCTTCCCTAAGTTTTTCATTTTATGGCTGCTGGTGATGGTGCTTTTAGCGTTGAAATCCTTTGCGTTTTCTCCGGTTACCGACGCTGCGGCGGTACGTAACATGGTGATGCCGCTGTTGGCTGCCGCTATTTTTGTTCCTTATATCAAGCGCTCAAGCCGCGTGCGAGACACGTTTATTGAGCCGTAA